From a region of the Zingiber officinale cultivar Zhangliang chromosome 4B, Zo_v1.1, whole genome shotgun sequence genome:
- the LOC121976879 gene encoding sodium/calcium exchanger NCL1-like isoform X4, translated as MAPSLALMLPRLLLPFLFLALFPLISIGRPISTPADEALADLLLSDGITPGSTSDSQTLLLPFLRRLTISQIFDADQCEQTYGFLPCTTTVVGNMFLIVVYGFLMYKAATYLSSGSELLLKIMGPGIVGGLFLPILGALPDAMLILVSGISGSKETAQNQVSIGMGLLAGSTVMLLTTLWGSCIIVGKSDLSDNSTSIDPQDTQIFSLFGSGVSTDVETSYAARIMVISIIPFVIVQLPQVFNFPSGQRLAVLLSLIVAVALLVSYCVYQVFQPWIQRRRLAYVKHKHVISGILKHAQMQALGRLVDNEGTPNVDVLKRLFRSLDMDSDRSLSRAELRALIIGLQVDEIDLDMDDTVDKIMDEFDTSRNSTIEEHEFIAGISNWLTEAKRDVGNASSYSKNFMDDFHTKARGEHDRLIYQNDEVVERIDNPGQMLLTTFLLLQAYLHSSYHSLQCLWLPMPVRLSHQLSLPAEKNKELRHSLSQRSMEG; from the exons ATGGCACCGAGCCTCGCGTTGATGCTGCCTCGGCTCCTCCTCCCCTTCCTATTCCTCGCCCTCTTCCCTCTCATCTCAATTGGCCGCCCCATCTCGACGCCGGCTGACGAGGCGCTCGCCGATCTGCTGCTCTCGGACGGAATCACTCCCGGCTCGACCTCAGATTCCCAAACCCTACTCCTACCCTTCCTCCGCCGTCTGACCATCTCCCAGATTTTCGACGCGGATCAGTGCGAGCAGACGTATGGATTCCTCCCCTGCACCACTACGGTGGTCGGGAACATGTTCCTCATCGTCGTGTACGGGTTCCTGATGTACAAGGCCGCGACGTACCTCTCCTCCGGGAGCGAGCTCCTCCTCAAAATCATGGGGCCGGGTATTGTTGGTGGACTCTTCCTCCCGATTCTTGGGGCTCTCCCTGACGCAATGCTAATTTTGG TATCTGGGATTTCTGGGAGTAAAGAAACTGCTCAAAATCAAGTGTCGATTGGAATGGGTTTACTTGCTGGATCAACAGTGATGTTGCTTACTACTCTATGGGGTTCTTGTATTATTGTGGGAAAATCTGACCTTTCGGATAATTCAACCTCAATTGATCCACAAGATACACAAATCTTCAGTCTGTTTG GTTCTGGTGTTTCAACTGATGTTGAAACAAGCTATGCAGCGAGAATTATGGTGATATCCATCATCCCATTTGTGATAGTGCAACTGCCACAAGTTTTCAATTTTCCCTCTGGACAACGTCTAGCAGTTTTGCTCTCTCTTATCGTTGCAGTTGCACTCTTGGTTTCTTATTGTGTTTATCAG GTATTTCAACCTTGGATTCAGAGGCGAAGATTAGCTTATGTGAAGCACAAACATGTAATATCAGGAATTCTCAAACATGCTCAGATGCAAGCCCTTGGACGACTCGTGGATAATGAGGGAACACCCAATGTAGATGTCCTTAAAAG ATTGTTCCGTTCACTAGATATGGATTCAGATAGATCACTATCACGTGCCGAGTTGAGAGCTCTGATCATAGGTCTCCAAGTTGATGAAATAGATTTGGATATGGACGATACTGTTGATAAAATCATGGATGAGTTTGATACATCACGAAATTCAACAATCGAAGAACATGAGTTTATTGCGGGAATATCAAATTGGCTTACCGAGGCCAAACGTGATGTTGGAAATGCTTCATCTTACTCAAAAAATTTCATGGATGATTTTCACACG AAAGCAAGGGGGGAACATGACAGGCTGATCTATCAAAATGATGAAGTTGTAGAAAGGATTGATAATCCTGGTCAG ATGCTGTTGACAACTTTTCTCTTGCTACAAGCATACCTTCATTCTTCATATCATTCATTGCAATGCCTTTGGCTACCAATGCCAGTGAGGCTGTCTCATCAATTATCTTTGCCAGCCGAAAAAAACAAAGAACTTCGTCACTCACTTTCTCAGAG ATCTATGGAGGGGTAA
- the LOC121976881 gene encoding uncharacterized protein LOC121976881: MADAEPQLPNLIHLPDLPLDLPDSSQQDLPDPPPPPNSEAATEPARDPQATSEEDATIPRTPDVVVPDPQAEAAAPAPAPSLRSPKLRRKTSFKRKKPLSFKQRAAAKKKLALLTDAFRPVPFSPGQALANLNLAAHEALFHALGLWDFAHLPFDQNVRSDLLIPLIANYHPAKRCSFVCDLRVSVSRPDLARALMLPVKKDKSGLPEPGAAGNNQDLFSMEESISAIMDFMSAFLLFQFQDDACILPTEVVTAHRMVKEGLPHKVDWAGLLWMLVEKELLEAPNSGFCHYASHLQCLIKYQQPRLLVESESKLEPVPEVEVEVENSADEGMEEEDDNDDDAEDVTEDAAARVRSSDHFGAVGEEKCGPGLSLGLGGDSSTVEGFEEFKEGKEQQIEGENHGGTEHCLRLCNSASAGSMEFENLCNGDEEGRREEGAGEDFSAKYDYLDRLGSFDRLTSTDLLQVVDPVGEFLTMRSDGHKNMPLNHDNDRPYFSVDNGKRKISEIDDDEEDEEEDTQTFTQSNQQKRARSGIMWESPPSEVDSVLEQIQLYAGKARLLAAEKEQASINAHLQLQYLNEMLQQKDRVIQSLEKTRVEEQQKWHMEACRYEHELNLLGNLVIGYKRALNETRRAFVEYRKKYPQGDEPLYKDVAASGGLVLSTNELERERLGRENELRCVAANLVDSFEKEWMLKLEHSASSLSILFGRMMELEGKIKLLKERFAKPVTSDA; this comes from the coding sequence ATGGCGGACGCCGAGCCTCAACTGCCCAACCTCATCCACCTCCCCGATCTCCCTCTCGACCTTCCCGATTCGTCCCAGCAAGACCTACCCGATCCGCCTCCACCGCCAAACTCCGAGGCGGCGACGGAACCGGCGCGCGATCCTCAAGCCACCTCAGAAGAAGATGCCACCATTCCCCGAACCCCCGACGTCGTCGTCCCCGATCCCCAGGCGGAGGCAGCAGCACCGGCACCGGCACCCTCCCTACGCTCGCCCAAGCTCCGCCGAAAGACCTCTTTCAAGCGCAAAAAGCCTCTTTCCTTCAAGCAGCGAGCCGCGGCCAAGAAGAAGCTCGCGCTTCTGACCGACGCCTTCCGCCCCGTCCCTTTCTCCCCTGGACAAGCTCTGGCCAACCTCAATCTCGCCGCCCACGAGGCTCTCTTCCACGCCCTCGGCCTTTGGGACTTCGCTCATCTCCCGTTCGATCAGAACGTCCGTTCCGACCTGCTCATACCCCTCATCGCCAACTACCACCCCGCCAAGCGCTGCAGCTTCGTCTGCGACCTACGCGTCTCAGTTAGCCGTCCGGATCTGGCGCGTGCCCTGATGCTCCCCGTCAAGAAGGACAAATCTGGCCTCCCTGAGCCTGGCGCTGCGGGCAACAACCAGGACTTGTTCTCCATGGAGGAGTCGATTTCCGCCATTATGGACTTCATGTCGGCCTTCCTCCTTTTCCAATTCCAGGATGATGCGTGCATACTGCCCACTGAGGTCGTGACAGCGCACCGGATGGTGAAGGAAGGACTGCCGCACAAGGTCGATTGGGCTGGGTTGTTGTGGATGTTGGTGGAGAAGGAGTTGCTGGAGGCCCCCAACTCAGGGTTTTGCCACTACGCCTCGCATCTCCAGTGCTTGATAAAATACCAGCAACCCAGATTGCTCGTAGAATCTGAATCCAAGCTCGAGCCTGTTCCTGAAGTTGAGGTTGAAGTTGAAAACTCCGCGGATGAAggaatggaagaagaagatgataatgatgatgatgcTGAAGATGTCACTGAGGATGCTGCTGCAAGGGTTAGAAGCTCAGATCATTTTGGGGCTGTCGGTGAAGAAAAGTGTGGACCTGGGTTATCTCTAGGACTGGGTGGGGATTCCTCCACCGTGGAGGGGTTTGAAGAGTTCAAGGAAGGAAAGGAGCAACAGATAGAGGGGGAAAATCATGGCGGAACAGAGCATTGCTTGAGGCTTTGCAATTCAGCCAGCGCAGGAAGTATGGAGTTCGAAAATTTATGTAATGGAGATGAGGAAGGAAGGAGAGAAGAGGGGGCTGGTGAAGATTTCTCAGCAAAATATGATTACCTGGATAGGTTGGGTTCTTTTGATAGGCTAACATCAACAGATCTCCTTCAAGTTGTTGATCCCGTTGGTGAATTCTTGACAATGAGGAGCGATGGGCATAAGAACATGCCTCTAAACCACGATAACGATAGGCCTTACTTTTCtgttgataatggcaaaagaaaaaTTAGTGAGATAGATGACGACGaggaagatgaggaggaagacactcagacaTTCACGCAGAGTAATCAGCAAAAAAGGGCGAGGAGCGGCATAATGTGGGAGAGCCCCCCATCAGAAGTTGATTCTGTACTGGAGCAAATCCAATTGTATGCGGGAAAAGCTAGACTTCTTGCTGCAGAAAAAGAGCAAGCATCCATCAATGCCCATTTACAGTTGCAGTATTTGAATGAGATGCTTCAGCAGAAGGATAGGGTTATCCAATCCTTGGAGAAAACAAGGGTGGAAGAGCAACAAAAGTGGCATATGGAGGCTTGCCGTTACGAGCACGAGCTCAATTTGTTAGGTAACTTAGTGATCGGTTACAAGAGGGCATTGAATGAAACACGCAGAgcctttgtggaatatagaaaGAAGTACCCTCAGGGCGATGAGCCTCTCTACAAGGATGTTGCTGCATCCGGTGGTTTGGTTCTGAGCACCAATGAGTTGGAGAGGGAACGTTTGGGGAGGGAAAATGAACTTCGGTGTGTCGCGGCAAACTTAGTTGATAGTTTTGAGAAGGAATGGATGCTTAAGCTCGAACATTCTGCCTCATCACTTTCCATTCTGTTCGGGAGGATGATGGAACTTGAAGGAAAGATCAAGCTGTTGAAGGAAAGGTTCGCGAAACCTGTGACATCAGATGCTTAA
- the LOC121976879 gene encoding sodium/calcium exchanger NCL1-like isoform X1 produces MAPSLALMLPRLLLPFLFLALFPLISIGRPISTPADEALADLLLSDGITPGSTSDSQTLLLPFLRRLTISQIFDADQCEQTYGFLPCTTTVVGNMFLIVVYGFLMYKAATYLSSGSELLLKIMGPGIVGGLFLPILGALPDAMLILVSGISGSKETAQNQVSIGMGLLAGSTVMLLTTLWGSCIIVGKSDLSDNSTSIDPQDTQIFSLFGSGVSTDVETSYAARIMVISIIPFVIVQLPQVFNFPSGQRLAVLLSLIVAVALLVSYCVYQVFQPWIQRRRLAYVKHKHVISGILKHAQMQALGRLVDNEGTPNVDVLKRLFRSLDMDSDRSLSRAELRALIIGLQVDEIDLDMDDTVDKIMDEFDTSRNSTIEEHEFIAGISNWLTEAKRDVGNASSYSKNFMDDFHTKARGEHDRLIYQNDEVVERIDNPGQVVSNAILLLLLGTVLAAIFADPLVDAVDNFSLATSIPSFFISFIAMPLATNASEAVSSIIFASRKKQRTSSLTFSEIYGGVTMNNTLCLAVFLALVYLRHLTWDFSAEVLIILIVCVVMGLFTSFRTTFPLWTCFLAFLFYPLSLILVYVLDFVFGWS; encoded by the exons ATGGCACCGAGCCTCGCGTTGATGCTGCCTCGGCTCCTCCTCCCCTTCCTATTCCTCGCCCTCTTCCCTCTCATCTCAATTGGCCGCCCCATCTCGACGCCGGCTGACGAGGCGCTCGCCGATCTGCTGCTCTCGGACGGAATCACTCCCGGCTCGACCTCAGATTCCCAAACCCTACTCCTACCCTTCCTCCGCCGTCTGACCATCTCCCAGATTTTCGACGCGGATCAGTGCGAGCAGACGTATGGATTCCTCCCCTGCACCACTACGGTGGTCGGGAACATGTTCCTCATCGTCGTGTACGGGTTCCTGATGTACAAGGCCGCGACGTACCTCTCCTCCGGGAGCGAGCTCCTCCTCAAAATCATGGGGCCGGGTATTGTTGGTGGACTCTTCCTCCCGATTCTTGGGGCTCTCCCTGACGCAATGCTAATTTTGG TATCTGGGATTTCTGGGAGTAAAGAAACTGCTCAAAATCAAGTGTCGATTGGAATGGGTTTACTTGCTGGATCAACAGTGATGTTGCTTACTACTCTATGGGGTTCTTGTATTATTGTGGGAAAATCTGACCTTTCGGATAATTCAACCTCAATTGATCCACAAGATACACAAATCTTCAGTCTGTTTG GTTCTGGTGTTTCAACTGATGTTGAAACAAGCTATGCAGCGAGAATTATGGTGATATCCATCATCCCATTTGTGATAGTGCAACTGCCACAAGTTTTCAATTTTCCCTCTGGACAACGTCTAGCAGTTTTGCTCTCTCTTATCGTTGCAGTTGCACTCTTGGTTTCTTATTGTGTTTATCAG GTATTTCAACCTTGGATTCAGAGGCGAAGATTAGCTTATGTGAAGCACAAACATGTAATATCAGGAATTCTCAAACATGCTCAGATGCAAGCCCTTGGACGACTCGTGGATAATGAGGGAACACCCAATGTAGATGTCCTTAAAAG ATTGTTCCGTTCACTAGATATGGATTCAGATAGATCACTATCACGTGCCGAGTTGAGAGCTCTGATCATAGGTCTCCAAGTTGATGAAATAGATTTGGATATGGACGATACTGTTGATAAAATCATGGATGAGTTTGATACATCACGAAATTCAACAATCGAAGAACATGAGTTTATTGCGGGAATATCAAATTGGCTTACCGAGGCCAAACGTGATGTTGGAAATGCTTCATCTTACTCAAAAAATTTCATGGATGATTTTCACACG AAAGCAAGGGGGGAACATGACAGGCTGATCTATCAAAATGATGAAGTTGTAGAAAGGATTGATAATCCTGGTCAGGTAGTTTCcaatgctattttacttttgctACTTGGAACCGTCCTTGCTGCTATTTTTGCTGACCCGCTCGTAGATGCTGTTGACAACTTTTCTCTTGCTACAAGCATACCTTCATTCTTCATATCATTCATTGCAATGCCTTTGGCTACCAATGCCAGTGAGGCTGTCTCATCAATTATCTTTGCCAGCCGAAAAAAACAAAGAACTTCGTCACTCACTTTCTCAGAG ATCTATGGAGGGGTAACCATGAACAACACCCTTTGCTTGGCTGTCTTCTTGGCTCTGGTTTACTTGAGACACCTGACATGGGACTTCTCAGCtgaagttttgatcattttgatcGTCTGCGTGGTGATGGGCCTCTTCACTAGTTTCCGGACGACTTTCCCTCTGTGGACTTGCTTTCTTGCCTTCTTGTTCTACCCCTTGTCGCTCATACTTGTCTATGTGCTCGACTTTGTCTTTGGGTGGTCATAG
- the LOC121976879 gene encoding sodium/calcium exchanger NCL1-like isoform X3 codes for MAPSLALMLPRLLLPFLFLALFPLISIGRPISTPADEALADLLLSDGITPGSTSDSQTLLLPFLRRLTISQIFDADQCEQTYGFLPCTTTVVGNMFLIVVYGFLMYKAATYLSSGSELLLKIMGPGIVGGLFLPILGALPDAMLILVSGISGSKETAQNQVSIGMGLLAGSTVMLLTTLWGSCIIVGKSDLSDNSTSIDPQDTQIFSLFGSGVSTDVETSYAARIMVISIIPFVIVQLPQVFNFPSGQRLAVLLSLIVAVALLVSYCVYQVFQPWIQRRRLAYVKHKHVISGILKHAQMQALGRLVDNEGTPNVDVLKRLFRSLDMDSDRSLSRAELRALIIGLQVDEIDLDMDDTVDKIMDEFDTSRNSTIEEHEFIAGISNWLTEAKRDVGNASSYSKNFMDDFHTKARGEHDRLIYQNDEVVERIDNPGQMLLTTFLLLQAYLHSSYHSLQCLWLPMPVRLSHQLSLPAEKNKELRHSLSQSSIWDTEETK; via the exons ATGGCACCGAGCCTCGCGTTGATGCTGCCTCGGCTCCTCCTCCCCTTCCTATTCCTCGCCCTCTTCCCTCTCATCTCAATTGGCCGCCCCATCTCGACGCCGGCTGACGAGGCGCTCGCCGATCTGCTGCTCTCGGACGGAATCACTCCCGGCTCGACCTCAGATTCCCAAACCCTACTCCTACCCTTCCTCCGCCGTCTGACCATCTCCCAGATTTTCGACGCGGATCAGTGCGAGCAGACGTATGGATTCCTCCCCTGCACCACTACGGTGGTCGGGAACATGTTCCTCATCGTCGTGTACGGGTTCCTGATGTACAAGGCCGCGACGTACCTCTCCTCCGGGAGCGAGCTCCTCCTCAAAATCATGGGGCCGGGTATTGTTGGTGGACTCTTCCTCCCGATTCTTGGGGCTCTCCCTGACGCAATGCTAATTTTGG TATCTGGGATTTCTGGGAGTAAAGAAACTGCTCAAAATCAAGTGTCGATTGGAATGGGTTTACTTGCTGGATCAACAGTGATGTTGCTTACTACTCTATGGGGTTCTTGTATTATTGTGGGAAAATCTGACCTTTCGGATAATTCAACCTCAATTGATCCACAAGATACACAAATCTTCAGTCTGTTTG GTTCTGGTGTTTCAACTGATGTTGAAACAAGCTATGCAGCGAGAATTATGGTGATATCCATCATCCCATTTGTGATAGTGCAACTGCCACAAGTTTTCAATTTTCCCTCTGGACAACGTCTAGCAGTTTTGCTCTCTCTTATCGTTGCAGTTGCACTCTTGGTTTCTTATTGTGTTTATCAG GTATTTCAACCTTGGATTCAGAGGCGAAGATTAGCTTATGTGAAGCACAAACATGTAATATCAGGAATTCTCAAACATGCTCAGATGCAAGCCCTTGGACGACTCGTGGATAATGAGGGAACACCCAATGTAGATGTCCTTAAAAG ATTGTTCCGTTCACTAGATATGGATTCAGATAGATCACTATCACGTGCCGAGTTGAGAGCTCTGATCATAGGTCTCCAAGTTGATGAAATAGATTTGGATATGGACGATACTGTTGATAAAATCATGGATGAGTTTGATACATCACGAAATTCAACAATCGAAGAACATGAGTTTATTGCGGGAATATCAAATTGGCTTACCGAGGCCAAACGTGATGTTGGAAATGCTTCATCTTACTCAAAAAATTTCATGGATGATTTTCACACG AAAGCAAGGGGGGAACATGACAGGCTGATCTATCAAAATGATGAAGTTGTAGAAAGGATTGATAATCCTGGTCAG ATGCTGTTGACAACTTTTCTCTTGCTACAAGCATACCTTCATTCTTCATATCATTCATTGCAATGCCTTTGGCTACCAATGCCAGTGAGGCTGTCTCATCAATTATCTTTGCCAGCCGAAAAAAACAAAGAACTTCGTCACTCACTTTCTCAGAG CTCAATTTGGGACACTGAAGAGACAAAATAA
- the LOC121976879 gene encoding sodium/calcium exchanger NCL1-like isoform X2, which translates to MAPSLALMLPRLLLPFLFLALFPLISIGRPISTPADEALADLLLSDGITPGSTSDSQTLLLPFLRRLTISQIFDADQCEQTYGFLPCTTTVVGNMFLIVVYGFLMYKAATYLSSGSELLLKIMGPGIVGGLFLPILGALPDAMLILVSGISGSKETAQNQVSIGMGLLAGSTVMLLTTLWGSCIIVGKSDLSDNSTSIDPQDTQIFSLFGSGVSTDVETSYAARIMVISIIPFVIVQLPQVFNFPSGQRLAVLLSLIVAVALLVSYCVYQVFQPWIQRRRLAYVKHKHVISGILKHAQMQALGRLVDNEGTPNVDVLKRLFRSLDMDSDRSLSRAELRALIIGLQVDEIDLDMDDTVDKIMDEFDTSRNSTIEEHEFIAGISNWLTEAKRDVGNASSYSKNFMDDFHTKARGEHDRLIYQNDEVVERIDNPGQVVSNAILLLLLGTVLAAIFADPLVDAVDNFSLATSIPSFFISFIAMPLATNASEAVSSIIFASRKKQRTSSLTFSELNLGH; encoded by the exons ATGGCACCGAGCCTCGCGTTGATGCTGCCTCGGCTCCTCCTCCCCTTCCTATTCCTCGCCCTCTTCCCTCTCATCTCAATTGGCCGCCCCATCTCGACGCCGGCTGACGAGGCGCTCGCCGATCTGCTGCTCTCGGACGGAATCACTCCCGGCTCGACCTCAGATTCCCAAACCCTACTCCTACCCTTCCTCCGCCGTCTGACCATCTCCCAGATTTTCGACGCGGATCAGTGCGAGCAGACGTATGGATTCCTCCCCTGCACCACTACGGTGGTCGGGAACATGTTCCTCATCGTCGTGTACGGGTTCCTGATGTACAAGGCCGCGACGTACCTCTCCTCCGGGAGCGAGCTCCTCCTCAAAATCATGGGGCCGGGTATTGTTGGTGGACTCTTCCTCCCGATTCTTGGGGCTCTCCCTGACGCAATGCTAATTTTGG TATCTGGGATTTCTGGGAGTAAAGAAACTGCTCAAAATCAAGTGTCGATTGGAATGGGTTTACTTGCTGGATCAACAGTGATGTTGCTTACTACTCTATGGGGTTCTTGTATTATTGTGGGAAAATCTGACCTTTCGGATAATTCAACCTCAATTGATCCACAAGATACACAAATCTTCAGTCTGTTTG GTTCTGGTGTTTCAACTGATGTTGAAACAAGCTATGCAGCGAGAATTATGGTGATATCCATCATCCCATTTGTGATAGTGCAACTGCCACAAGTTTTCAATTTTCCCTCTGGACAACGTCTAGCAGTTTTGCTCTCTCTTATCGTTGCAGTTGCACTCTTGGTTTCTTATTGTGTTTATCAG GTATTTCAACCTTGGATTCAGAGGCGAAGATTAGCTTATGTGAAGCACAAACATGTAATATCAGGAATTCTCAAACATGCTCAGATGCAAGCCCTTGGACGACTCGTGGATAATGAGGGAACACCCAATGTAGATGTCCTTAAAAG ATTGTTCCGTTCACTAGATATGGATTCAGATAGATCACTATCACGTGCCGAGTTGAGAGCTCTGATCATAGGTCTCCAAGTTGATGAAATAGATTTGGATATGGACGATACTGTTGATAAAATCATGGATGAGTTTGATACATCACGAAATTCAACAATCGAAGAACATGAGTTTATTGCGGGAATATCAAATTGGCTTACCGAGGCCAAACGTGATGTTGGAAATGCTTCATCTTACTCAAAAAATTTCATGGATGATTTTCACACG AAAGCAAGGGGGGAACATGACAGGCTGATCTATCAAAATGATGAAGTTGTAGAAAGGATTGATAATCCTGGTCAGGTAGTTTCcaatgctattttacttttgctACTTGGAACCGTCCTTGCTGCTATTTTTGCTGACCCGCTCGTAGATGCTGTTGACAACTTTTCTCTTGCTACAAGCATACCTTCATTCTTCATATCATTCATTGCAATGCCTTTGGCTACCAATGCCAGTGAGGCTGTCTCATCAATTATCTTTGCCAGCCGAAAAAAACAAAGAACTTCGTCACTCACTTTCTCAGAG CTCAATTTGGGACACTGA